A stretch of the Agromyces larvae genome encodes the following:
- the mscL gene encoding large conductance mechanosensitive channel protein MscL: MFKGFKEFILRGNVIELAVAVVIGAAFTAVVNSIVANLINPLIGAIFRADSLDDALVVTIPSLYGEGAQIKFGAVLGAILTFLIVAAVVYFVFVLPMNTLKERAEQKRKSGAPDPDEPESEVTLLAEIRDLLAAERGSRGDR, from the coding sequence GTGTTCAAAGGCTTCAAGGAATTCATCCTGCGCGGCAACGTCATCGAACTGGCCGTGGCGGTCGTCATCGGCGCCGCGTTCACGGCAGTCGTGAACTCGATCGTCGCGAATCTCATCAATCCGCTGATCGGCGCGATCTTCCGCGCCGACAGCCTGGACGACGCCCTCGTCGTGACGATCCCATCGCTGTACGGCGAGGGCGCGCAGATCAAGTTCGGTGCGGTGCTCGGCGCGATACTCACGTTCCTCATCGTCGCGGCTGTGGTCTACTTCGTGTTCGTGCTGCCGATGAACACCCTGAAGGAGCGCGCCGAGCAGAAGCGCAAGTCCGGCGCGCCCGATCCCGACGAGCCCGAGAGCGAAGTGACCCTGCTCGCCGAGATCCGCGACCTGCTCGCGGCCGAGCGCGGCTCGCGCGGCGACCGGTAG
- a CDS encoding NmrA family NAD(P)-binding protein, with protein MVTMIVITTPTGTIGASVAESLYADELPLRVIARDPSALAQTLRSDADVIAGSHSDPIVLDAALSGADAVFVLVPPDLAAVDVAEHYLGFARPIARAVRDHGVPRVVAVSSLGRGFAGPAGMLSAAWAMDEVLESSGAAYRSLQPAFFMENLLHQASLIREQGVFVLPAEPDRPLAAAATADIARTAAGLLADPTWTGQDGVPVREPVDHTPNEMAQIMSDTLGRTIRFRQTSLDEYGAQYAAFGASPASITGMIEMAEAQAAGVYPSVAPGGIGTGFAEWCELVLRPELTR; from the coding sequence ATGGTGACCATGATCGTCATCACGACCCCTACCGGCACGATCGGTGCCTCCGTCGCCGAATCTCTGTACGCCGATGAGCTGCCGTTGCGCGTCATCGCACGCGACCCGTCCGCCCTCGCGCAGACGCTTCGCAGCGACGCAGACGTCATCGCCGGCAGCCACTCCGATCCCATCGTCCTCGATGCCGCGCTGTCCGGCGCCGACGCCGTGTTCGTGCTCGTCCCACCCGACCTCGCCGCCGTGGACGTCGCCGAGCACTACCTCGGCTTCGCCCGTCCCATCGCGCGGGCGGTCCGCGACCACGGCGTCCCACGCGTCGTCGCCGTCTCCTCACTCGGCCGTGGATTCGCCGGCCCGGCCGGCATGCTCAGCGCGGCCTGGGCGATGGACGAGGTACTCGAATCGAGCGGTGCCGCCTACCGGTCGCTGCAGCCGGCCTTCTTCATGGAGAACCTCCTGCATCAGGCCTCGCTCATCCGCGAGCAGGGCGTCTTCGTGCTTCCCGCCGAGCCGGATCGGCCACTGGCCGCCGCGGCGACCGCGGACATCGCTCGAACCGCCGCCGGACTCCTGGCCGATCCGACCTGGACCGGCCAGGACGGCGTGCCCGTCCGCGAGCCCGTCGATCACACACCGAACGAGATGGCGCAGATCATGTCCGACACGCTCGGGCGAACGATCCGCTTCCGGCAGACCTCGCTCGACGAGTACGGCGCCCAGTACGCCGCATTCGGGGCCAGCCCGGCGAGCATCACCGGGATGATCGAGATGGCCGAGGCACAAGCCGCGGGCGTCTACCCGAGCGTCGCACCGGGCGGCATCGGAACCGGCTTCGCCGAATGGTGCGAACTCGTGCTCAGACCCGAGTTGACGCGTTGA
- a CDS encoding GNAT family N-acetyltransferase, which yields MPAALLPTLRDDEVVLRPIRARDARPLEQVLLDNRSWLRQWEATYPGGGTIIDTKASIRNLLAHARAGSALPFLIEYEGRLVGQLNVSSITHGSLSSASIGYWVAQGFAGRGITPTAVALATDYCFGVLRLHRMEICIRPENAPSLRVVEKLGFRYEGLRRRFIHIDGDWRDHFSFALVAEELGRGGVLGRWRDGRVPSAAAHIPDSDRAAAVTPLRVSDR from the coding sequence ATGCCGGCCGCGCTGCTGCCGACCCTTCGCGACGACGAGGTCGTGCTCCGTCCCATCCGGGCCCGCGATGCCCGTCCGCTCGAGCAGGTGCTGCTCGACAACCGCAGCTGGCTGCGCCAGTGGGAGGCGACCTACCCCGGTGGCGGCACGATCATCGACACGAAGGCGAGCATCCGCAATCTGCTCGCGCACGCGCGGGCGGGCAGCGCGCTGCCGTTCCTGATCGAGTACGAGGGGCGACTGGTCGGCCAGTTGAACGTCTCGTCGATCACGCACGGATCGCTGTCGAGCGCCTCGATCGGGTACTGGGTCGCGCAGGGCTTCGCGGGGCGCGGCATCACCCCGACCGCGGTGGCGTTGGCCACCGACTACTGCTTCGGGGTGCTGCGGCTGCACCGTATGGAGATCTGCATCCGGCCCGAGAACGCGCCCAGTCTGCGCGTCGTCGAGAAGCTCGGGTTCCGCTACGAGGGGCTGCGGCGACGGTTCATCCACATCGACGGCGACTGGCGCGACCACTTCTCGTTCGCGCTCGTCGCCGAAGAGCTGGGGCGAGGCGGCGTGCTCGGCCGGTGGCGCGACGGTCGGGTGCCGTCCGCCGCCGCGCACATCCCCGACAGCGATCGAGCGGCGGCGGTGACCCCACTTCGCGTGTCGGATCGCTGA
- a CDS encoding 5-formyltetrahydrofolate cyclo-ligase, translating into MPDDPDVQKRILRAELRERRQNLPAHEREHAAEGFTARLQELVGMTEAESISCYLSMPTEPDTRPFVNWAEARGIRVLFPITREDGLLDWTVGEEQTESIGLHGVPQAHGELLGPMAINDVDLIIVPAAAIDATGMRLGWGRGYFDKTLGSMGKCPPVYAVVFDSEFVEHVPRELHDQPVNGVVTPTRIVAF; encoded by the coding sequence ATGCCCGACGATCCGGACGTCCAGAAGCGGATCCTGCGCGCCGAGCTCCGCGAGCGCCGCCAGAACCTGCCCGCGCACGAACGCGAACACGCCGCCGAGGGGTTCACCGCCCGGCTGCAGGAGCTCGTCGGCATGACCGAGGCCGAATCGATCTCGTGCTACCTCTCGATGCCGACCGAGCCCGACACCCGGCCCTTCGTCAACTGGGCGGAGGCCCGCGGCATCCGCGTCCTGTTCCCGATCACCCGCGAGGACGGCCTGCTCGACTGGACCGTCGGGGAGGAGCAAACCGAGTCGATCGGCCTGCACGGCGTGCCCCAGGCGCACGGCGAACTGCTCGGGCCGATGGCGATCAACGACGTCGACCTCATCATCGTGCCGGCCGCCGCCATCGACGCGACGGGCATGCGACTGGGCTGGGGCCGGGGCTATTTCGACAAGACCCTCGGTTCGATGGGAAAATGTCCTCCGGTGTACGCCGTCGTGTTCGACTCCGAGTTCGTCGAGCACGTCCCTCGCGAGCTGCACGACCAGCCCGTCAACGGCGTCGTGACACCGACCCGCATCGTCGCGTTCTGA
- a CDS encoding LysR family transcriptional regulator, translated as MTIMVTMLACVHRVEKDRFGRDSYPGGMNQVESRPLRYFVAVAEELNFTRAAERLGIASPALSRAVSALEADLGVRLFERSTRRVALTEVGVELLVEARTALGALDAATERARRSARVRGGKLVLAVKADVEGGLLEEVLSRYDAEQPSVPLEVVFTGWREQPALVRSGEADVTIVVEPFDTEGLDSEPLLSEPQLLALPADHPLAGRHGIHLTDLEAEHHPAAPGSHVYVPRGGGLPPFGDLTQMLRQIELGRMLALLPASVAERNTRSQLEWRPVVDAPPATFAVAWPERSSSLSVAAFVRIALAVAADRTRITNDRSRTAHP; from the coding sequence ATGACGATCATGGTCACCATGCTTGCGTGCGTACATCGGGTGGAGAAGGACCGCTTCGGTCGCGACTCGTACCCTGGAGGCATGAATCAGGTGGAGTCCCGGCCCCTGCGCTACTTCGTCGCGGTGGCCGAGGAACTGAACTTCACGCGTGCGGCCGAGCGGCTCGGGATCGCCTCGCCGGCGCTGTCGCGCGCCGTGTCCGCGCTCGAGGCGGACCTCGGAGTTCGGCTGTTCGAGCGGTCGACTCGGAGGGTGGCGTTGACCGAGGTGGGCGTGGAGTTGCTCGTCGAGGCGCGCACCGCCCTCGGCGCGCTCGACGCGGCCACGGAGCGGGCACGGCGGTCAGCGCGGGTCCGCGGTGGCAAGCTCGTGCTGGCGGTCAAGGCCGACGTCGAGGGCGGCCTGCTCGAGGAGGTGCTGAGCAGGTACGACGCCGAGCAGCCCTCGGTCCCTCTCGAGGTCGTCTTCACAGGCTGGCGCGAACAGCCGGCGCTCGTCCGGTCGGGTGAGGCCGACGTGACGATCGTGGTCGAACCGTTCGACACCGAGGGCCTCGACTCGGAGCCCCTCCTCAGCGAACCCCAACTCCTGGCGCTTCCCGCCGACCACCCCCTCGCCGGTCGGCACGGGATCCATCTGACCGACCTCGAAGCGGAGCACCATCCGGCCGCTCCGGGCAGCCACGTCTACGTGCCGCGCGGCGGAGGCCTTCCGCCGTTCGGTGACCTGACGCAGATGCTCCGACAGATCGAACTCGGACGCATGCTCGCGCTCCTGCCCGCCTCGGTCGCCGAACGGAACACGCGTTCGCAACTCGAGTGGCGCCCGGTGGTCGATGCGCCGCCCGCCACGTTCGCGGTCGCCTGGCCCGAGAGATCGAGTTCGCTCTCGGTCGCCGCGTTCGTTCGTATCGCCCTTGCGGTCGCGGCCGACCGCACGCGCATCACGAACGACCGCAGCCGGACCGCCCATCCCTAG
- a CDS encoding AAA family ATPase produces MQRLDRDDGEEGFLPPEQDAAADELTPDPMSTNATSPDALSLGDPALVAGNVAEPAHRRWLTELAAVGGSSPLVRFVDTPRTRIELSTTHPGGLPQFITGKSTLLSSLIRDELALRNAKLAAAEITQKGIELRSVRGIESVHLAIGLASWRNEGDEFLAPVLLRPLAIRRYGRDFELKLKGQPFLNPALARELREQFQITLDADAFVALALTNGVFKPQPVIDRLRGLTSHLPWFRVAPRLVVSSFAEVGPAMAADAVRLDHPVIDAIAGNRSARATVAVRPEPAPIVPQDERPPQGDRLLLDADPEQERVIAQIEAGASLVVKTLPGTGGTQTIVNAVGALVQKDRRVLVVGPRRASLEGIAHRLAQVGLGGAAVTTANLRRELVQSISRNEKAERPRVADVDDALVRLRKVLVDYRGALSRPDPALGVSVLDALGELSRLALLRHPPQTTARLDHDCLIALAGGREAVARDLVRAAALGEFKYGPGDSPWYGAVFATAAASTAAHDLARRLAHSDVPRLLDRGRTLIGQTRLRPFESIAELGVFLRLLLAIRETLDRFQPSVYDRPLGELIAATGSRRDAQGMSGANRRRLRRLALEYVRPGVHVGDVNAALRGIQQQRTLWQRYSDAGAVPAVPVGIDDVHVLYRTVTADLASLDVPLGLEGTARQLAARPIRELTDLLDGLAEDSEVLQNLQERTALLASLRETGLDPLLVDLTKRHVPESRVADELELAWWQSMLEQALAADQALLGANTVVLDRLEADFRLVDEAHASAGGPLVAWRLAENWRVALVDHADEADELRRMLRGDRVRPTELHRRAPHLFRLLAPVWLASPYELAEIDDAIPFDTVILVDAGATTFAENLGAIRRAKQVVAFGDPVTQTPTLFDTGIDDPDASPAPAPRTVQGVDALHADSALARLGELLPTMTLTRSYRAGGEDLAELVNRRFYGGRIQSLPWAGSFLGHGSLRLHYVDGNGLPDAVTGTVESVDAELAKVVELVMEHAVKRPRESLMVITASARHAARVHQAVLSAFAKRSDLTDFILKDRAEPFTVLTLEQAVAQSRDRVIFSVGYGRTPHGRLLSNFGPLGEPGGDRLLAVGMTRARRSMDLVSAFRPDHIDADRQSHGVLALAQVLSQTEERQARDEDAHGAEPMLADLAARLEALGVRVTLGYRGRLALAAANAGKAVVVETDASFGDLSLRESLRLRPDVLRRLGWHYLRVHSFELFGNPDAVAARVATLLGKADAVERSVAEAS; encoded by the coding sequence GTGCAACGGCTCGATCGCGATGACGGTGAGGAGGGGTTCCTCCCGCCCGAGCAGGATGCCGCCGCCGACGAACTCACCCCGGATCCCATGTCGACCAACGCCACCAGCCCCGACGCCCTGAGCCTCGGCGACCCGGCCCTCGTCGCCGGCAACGTCGCCGAGCCTGCGCACCGCCGCTGGCTGACCGAGCTCGCCGCGGTGGGCGGCTCATCGCCGCTCGTGCGGTTCGTCGACACGCCGCGCACCCGCATCGAGCTCTCCACGACGCATCCGGGCGGTCTGCCGCAGTTCATCACCGGCAAGTCGACGCTGCTGTCGAGCCTGATCCGCGACGAGCTCGCGCTGCGGAACGCGAAGCTCGCCGCGGCCGAGATCACCCAGAAGGGCATCGAGCTGCGCTCGGTGCGCGGCATCGAGTCGGTGCATCTGGCGATCGGGCTCGCGTCGTGGCGCAACGAGGGCGATGAGTTCCTCGCGCCGGTGCTGCTGCGCCCGCTCGCGATCCGCCGCTACGGGCGCGACTTCGAGCTGAAGCTGAAGGGCCAGCCGTTCCTCAACCCCGCGCTCGCGCGCGAGCTGCGCGAGCAGTTCCAGATCACGCTCGACGCCGACGCGTTCGTCGCGCTCGCGCTCACGAACGGCGTGTTCAAGCCGCAGCCGGTGATCGATCGGCTCCGCGGGCTCACCTCGCACCTGCCGTGGTTCCGGGTGGCGCCGCGACTCGTGGTGTCGAGCTTCGCCGAGGTGGGGCCCGCGATGGCCGCCGATGCGGTGCGCCTCGACCACCCCGTGATCGACGCGATCGCCGGCAACCGCAGTGCGCGCGCCACGGTTGCGGTGCGCCCCGAGCCGGCGCCCATCGTCCCGCAGGACGAACGACCTCCGCAGGGCGACCGCCTGCTGCTCGACGCCGACCCCGAACAGGAGCGGGTGATCGCCCAGATCGAGGCGGGCGCCTCGCTGGTCGTGAAGACGCTGCCCGGAACCGGCGGCACCCAGACCATCGTGAACGCGGTCGGGGCGCTCGTGCAGAAGGACCGCCGGGTGCTGGTCGTCGGTCCTCGGCGGGCGAGCCTCGAGGGCATCGCGCACCGGCTCGCCCAGGTCGGCCTCGGCGGCGCCGCGGTCACCACGGCGAACCTGCGTCGCGAGCTGGTGCAGTCGATCTCGCGCAACGAGAAGGCGGAGCGGCCCCGGGTCGCCGACGTCGACGACGCGCTCGTGCGGCTGCGCAAGGTGCTGGTCGACTACCGCGGTGCGCTGAGCCGACCCGATCCCGCGCTGGGCGTCTCGGTGCTCGACGCGCTCGGCGAGCTCTCTCGGCTCGCGCTGCTGCGCCACCCCCCGCAGACCACCGCCCGGCTCGACCACGACTGCCTGATCGCCCTCGCGGGCGGCCGCGAGGCGGTGGCGCGCGACCTGGTGCGGGCCGCCGCGCTCGGCGAGTTCAAGTACGGCCCCGGCGACTCGCCCTGGTACGGCGCGGTGTTCGCCACCGCGGCGGCGTCGACGGCGGCGCACGACCTGGCGCGTCGGCTGGCGCACTCCGACGTGCCGCGCCTGCTCGACCGCGGTCGCACGCTCATCGGCCAGACCCGGCTGCGGCCCTTCGAGTCGATCGCCGAGCTCGGCGTGTTCCTGCGACTGCTGCTCGCGATCCGCGAGACCCTCGACCGGTTCCAGCCGTCGGTGTACGACCGCCCGCTGGGCGAGCTCATCGCCGCGACCGGGTCGCGCCGCGACGCGCAGGGCATGTCGGGCGCGAACCGCCGGCGGCTGCGCCGGCTGGCACTGGAGTACGTGCGCCCCGGGGTGCACGTCGGCGACGTCAACGCGGCGCTGCGCGGCATCCAGCAGCAGCGCACCCTCTGGCAGCGCTACTCCGATGCGGGCGCGGTGCCCGCCGTGCCGGTCGGCATCGACGACGTGCACGTGCTGTACCGCACGGTGACCGCCGACCTGGCGAGCCTCGACGTCCCGCTCGGGCTCGAGGGCACCGCGCGCCAGCTCGCGGCCCGACCCATCCGCGAGCTCACCGACCTGCTCGACGGGCTCGCCGAGGATTCCGAGGTGCTGCAGAACCTCCAGGAGCGCACCGCGCTGCTGGCCAGCCTGCGCGAGACCGGACTCGACCCGCTGCTCGTCGACCTGACGAAGCGGCACGTCCCCGAGAGCCGGGTCGCCGACGAGCTCGAACTCGCCTGGTGGCAGTCGATGCTGGAGCAGGCGCTCGCCGCCGATCAGGCGCTGCTCGGTGCGAACACGGTGGTGCTCGATCGGCTCGAAGCCGACTTCCGGCTCGTCGACGAGGCGCACGCCTCGGCGGGCGGTCCGCTCGTCGCGTGGCGGCTCGCCGAGAACTGGCGGGTCGCCCTGGTCGACCACGCCGACGAGGCCGACGAGCTGCGCCGGATGCTCCGCGGCGACCGGGTGCGGCCGACCGAGCTGCACCGGCGCGCGCCGCATCTGTTCCGCCTGCTCGCGCCGGTCTGGCTCGCCTCGCCGTACGAACTGGCCGAGATCGACGACGCCATTCCGTTCGACACGGTGATCCTCGTCGATGCGGGGGCGACGACCTTCGCCGAGAACCTCGGCGCGATCCGCCGCGCGAAGCAGGTGGTCGCCTTCGGCGACCCGGTGACGCAGACGCCGACCCTCTTCGACACCGGCATCGACGACCCCGACGCGTCGCCGGCTCCCGCACCGCGCACGGTGCAGGGCGTCGACGCGCTGCACGCCGACTCGGCGCTCGCACGCCTCGGCGAACTGCTGCCGACCATGACCCTGACCCGCAGCTACCGCGCGGGCGGCGAAGACCTGGCCGAACTCGTGAACCGCCGGTTCTACGGCGGCCGCATCCAGTCGCTGCCGTGGGCGGGTTCGTTCCTCGGGCACGGCAGCCTGCGACTGCACTACGTCGACGGCAACGGGCTGCCCGACGCGGTCACGGGCACGGTCGAGAGCGTCGATGCCGAACTCGCGAAGGTCGTCGAGCTCGTCATGGAGCACGCGGTGAAGCGCCCGCGCGAGTCGCTGATGGTCATCACCGCGAGCGCCCGGCACGCCGCGCGCGTGCACCAGGCCGTGCTGTCGGCGTTCGCGAAGCGCTCCGACCTCACCGACTTCATCCTGAAGGACCGCGCCGAGCCGTTCACGGTGCTCACCCTCGAGCAGGCGGTCGCGCAGAGCCGCGACCGGGTGATCTTCTCCGTCGGGTACGGCCGCACGCCGCACGGCCGGCTGCTGTCGAACTTCGGGCCGCTCGGCGAGCCGGGCGGGGATCGGCTGCTGGCGGTGGGCATGACCCGGGCGCGCCGGTCGATGGATCTGGTCTCGGCGTTCCGTCCCGACCACATCGATGCCGACCGCCAGTCGCACGGCGTGCTGGCGCTCGCGCAGGTGCTGAGCCAGACCGAGGAGCGGCAGGCCCGCGACGAGGATGCGCACGGTGCCGAGCCGATGCTCGCCGACCTCGCGGCGCGTCTCGAGGCGCTCGGCGTGCGGGTGACGCTCGGGTACCGCGGGCGGCTCGCGCTGGCTGCCGCGAACGCGGGCAAGGCGGTGGTGGTCGAGACGGATGCGTCGTTCGGCGACCTCAGCCTGCGCGAGTCGCTGCGGCTGCGCCCCGACGTGCTGCGCCGGCTCGGATGGCACTACCTGCGCGTGCACAGCTTCGAGCTGTTCGGCAACCCCGACGCGGTCGCCGCGCGGGTCGCGACCCTGCTCGGCAAGGCGGACGCCGTCGAGCGGAGCGTCGCCGAGGCGTCGTGA
- a CDS encoding FmdB family zinc ribbon protein has translation MPTYSYRCTECGNAFDIHQAFTDDALTTCEACGGRLRKLFNTIGVTFNGSGFYRTDSRSGGSGGGGGSKASDASSGGSSKSDASSTSSTAGSGSSGSGSSSGSGSSSSSASVA, from the coding sequence ATGCCCACGTATTCCTACCGCTGCACCGAGTGCGGCAACGCCTTCGACATCCACCAGGCGTTCACCGACGACGCGCTCACCACGTGCGAGGCGTGCGGCGGCCGGCTGCGCAAGCTCTTCAACACCATCGGCGTGACCTTCAACGGGTCGGGCTTCTACCGCACCGATTCGCGGTCGGGCGGCTCCGGGGGCGGCGGCGGGTCGAAGGCGTCGGATGCCTCGTCGGGCGGTTCGTCGAAGTCGGATGCCTCGTCGACGTCGAGCACCGCCGGGTCGGGCTCGTCGGGCTCGGGCTCGTCGTCGGGCTCGGGCTCGTCGTCGTCCTCGGCTAGCGTGGCGTAG
- the ald gene encoding alanine dehydrogenase, which translates to MHIGVPTEIKNNEFRVAITPAGAHALAAHGHRVAVETGAGVGAGYTDEEYRLAGAEIAPSAADAWSAELVLKVKEPIESEYRYLRSDLTLFTYLHLAADLPLTRALLAAGTTAIAYETVQLPDRSLPLLTPMSEVAGRLAPLAGAAELLASRGGRGVLLGGVPGTAPAKVVVLGGGVAGEQAAATALGLGADVTVLDISLPKLREIDARYDHRIKTLASSPYEIARQVRDADLVVGAVLVPGAAAPKLVTDEMVASMKRGAVLVDIAIDQGGCFEGSRPTTHAEPTYRVHEAIFYCVANMPGAVPATSTPALTNATMPYALKIADLGWRKALALDSALAKGLNTTDGKLTNEGVARAHRLDATDFALLA; encoded by the coding sequence ATGCACATCGGCGTGCCGACAGAGATCAAGAACAACGAGTTCCGCGTGGCGATCACGCCCGCGGGTGCGCACGCGCTCGCCGCGCACGGCCATCGCGTCGCGGTCGAGACCGGTGCGGGCGTCGGCGCCGGCTACACCGATGAGGAGTACCGGCTCGCGGGCGCCGAGATCGCCCCGAGCGCCGCCGACGCGTGGTCGGCCGAGCTCGTGCTGAAGGTGAAGGAGCCGATCGAGAGCGAGTACCGCTACCTGCGCAGCGACCTCACGCTCTTCACCTACCTGCACCTGGCCGCCGACCTGCCGCTCACCCGGGCGTTGCTCGCGGCCGGCACCACGGCGATCGCGTACGAGACCGTGCAGCTGCCCGACCGGTCGCTGCCGCTGCTCACTCCGATGAGCGAGGTCGCGGGCAGGCTCGCCCCGCTCGCCGGTGCGGCCGAGCTGCTCGCGTCGCGCGGCGGTCGCGGGGTGCTGCTCGGCGGCGTGCCGGGCACCGCGCCCGCGAAGGTCGTGGTCCTCGGCGGGGGCGTGGCCGGCGAACAGGCCGCGGCGACCGCGCTCGGACTCGGCGCCGACGTCACCGTGCTCGACATCTCGCTGCCGAAGCTGCGCGAGATCGACGCGCGGTACGACCACCGCATCAAGACCCTCGCCTCGTCGCCGTACGAGATCGCCCGCCAGGTGCGCGATGCCGACCTGGTGGTCGGCGCCGTGCTCGTGCCCGGTGCGGCGGCGCCCAAGCTCGTCACCGACGAGATGGTCGCCTCGATGAAGCGCGGTGCGGTGCTCGTGGACATCGCGATCGATCAGGGCGGATGCTTCGAGGGCTCGCGCCCGACCACGCACGCCGAGCCGACGTACCGGGTGCACGAGGCGATCTTCTACTGCGTGGCGAACATGCCGGGTGCGGTGCCGGCGACCTCGACCCCGGCGCTCACGAACGCGACCATGCCGTACGCGCTGAAGATCGCCGACCTCGGTTGGCGCAAGGCGCTCGCGCTGGACTCCGCGCTCGCCAAGGGCCTGAACACCACCGACGGCAAGCTGACGAACGAGGGCGTCGCCCGCGCTCACCGACTCGACGCCACGGACTTCGCGCTGCTCGCGTGA
- the galU gene encoding UTP--glucose-1-phosphate uridylyltransferase GalU: MTKRITKAVIPAAGLGTRFLPATKAMPKEMLPVVDKPAIQYVVEEAVSAGLDDVLMIIGRNKNALANHFDRATELEYTLTAKGDESKLERVQESSGLADVHFVRQGDPKGLGHAVLRAKKHVGDQSFAVLLGDDLIDARDPLLTRMLTEHVERDATVIALLEVDPDSIHLYGAAEVEETGDPDVVRVTGLVEKPAKEHAPSNYAVIGRYVLKPEVFEVLERTEPGKGGEIQLTDALMEMAGDVEGTGGVYGVIFRGRRYDTGDKLDYIKAVVQLAADRPDLGPDLRSWLAEFVARGADPRD, encoded by the coding sequence ATGACGAAACGGATCACCAAAGCGGTCATCCCGGCCGCAGGACTCGGCACCCGGTTCCTGCCGGCGACCAAGGCGATGCCGAAGGAGATGCTCCCGGTCGTCGACAAGCCGGCGATCCAGTACGTGGTCGAGGAGGCGGTCTCCGCGGGCCTCGACGACGTGCTCATGATCATCGGGCGCAACAAGAACGCCCTCGCGAACCACTTCGACCGGGCCACCGAGCTCGAGTACACGCTGACGGCGAAGGGCGACGAGTCCAAGCTCGAGCGGGTGCAGGAGTCGAGCGGGCTGGCCGATGTGCACTTCGTGCGCCAGGGCGACCCGAAGGGGCTCGGCCATGCGGTGCTGCGGGCGAAGAAGCACGTGGGCGACCAGTCGTTCGCGGTGCTGCTGGGCGATGACCTCATCGACGCACGCGACCCGCTGCTGACGCGGATGCTCACCGAGCACGTCGAGCGTGACGCGACGGTGATCGCCCTGCTCGAGGTCGACCCCGACAGCATCCACCTCTACGGCGCGGCCGAGGTCGAGGAGACCGGCGATCCCGACGTCGTGCGGGTGACCGGGCTGGTCGAGAAGCCCGCGAAAGAGCACGCGCCGTCGAACTACGCGGTGATCGGCCGCTACGTGCTGAAGCCCGAGGTGTTCGAGGTGCTCGAACGCACCGAGCCGGGCAAGGGCGGCGAGATCCAGCTCACCGACGCGTTGATGGAGATGGCGGGCGACGTCGAGGGCACCGGTGGCGTCTACGGCGTGATCTTCCGTGGCCGTCGGTACGACACCGGCGACAAGCTCGACTACATCAAGGCGGTCGTCCAGCTCGCCGCCGACCGCCCCGACCTCGGCCCCGACCTGCGTTCCTGGCTCGCCGAGTTCGTGGCGCGGGGCGCCGACCCGCGCGACTGA
- a CDS encoding Lrp/AsnC family transcriptional regulator gives MTDAPQEPRSTGPAQLDDLDREIIARLHENARIPNVDLARAVGISPSTCLARVRSLRERGVIRRYTAEIDPAALGYTLQALVSVRIRPGARHLMEQISDDLRREPEVAQLFFLGGTEDFLIHVRVRDSEHVRQFVLKNLSANPAVALTETNLVFEHHTALTPGLRTVL, from the coding sequence ATGACGGATGCACCGCAAGAACCGCGCAGCACCGGCCCGGCGCAGCTCGACGACCTCGACCGCGAGATCATCGCCCGGCTGCACGAGAACGCCCGGATCCCGAACGTCGACCTCGCCCGCGCCGTCGGCATCTCGCCGTCGACGTGCCTGGCGCGGGTGCGGTCGCTGCGCGAGCGCGGGGTCATCCGCCGCTACACCGCCGAGATCGACCCCGCCGCGCTCGGCTACACCCTGCAGGCGCTCGTGAGCGTGCGCATCCGGCCCGGCGCGCGGCACCTCATGGAGCAGATCTCCGACGACCTGCGCCGCGAACCCGAGGTGGCGCAGCTGTTCTTCCTGGGCGGCACCGAGGACTTCCTGATCCATGTGCGCGTGCGCGACAGCGAGCACGTGCGGCAGTTCGTGCTGAAGAACCTGTCGGCGAACCCCGCCGTCGCCCTCACCGAGACGAACCTCGTGTTCGAGCACCACACCGCCCTCACCCCCGGGCTGCGCACGGTGCTCTGA